Proteins encoded in a region of the Pseudothermotoga elfii DSM 9442 = NBRC 107921 genome:
- the gltX gene encoding glutamate--tRNA ligase, with amino-acid sequence MTVRLRFAPSPTGYLHVGGARTALFNWLYARKMNGKFVLRIEDTDLQRSTKESEKAIIESLKWCGIDWDEGPDIGGDFGPYRQSERVSEGIYKRYAQILVEKQCAYYTVYDKVDRKKVLFNTFEYPEEYEKKGHDITISFRVPEGITKFHDLLKGNMEFQNSVIGDFVIVKSDGFPTYNFAVVIDDYLMRITHVFRGEDHLSNTPKQIMIYKALGWEIPQFMHIPLILGFDRTPLSKRHGATSVEHFRKIGILNMGLMNYLALLGWSVGEEEVFDVKEKLVNFEPESISNKGVIFDPEKLEWVNGKHMRMINIEQLWNEFVEWIKFTNRKIPHCEESYALKVLNVCREKVNTLSQLYDFSYSFFFDDYTLEERFVSEYLSTSYAKEILRKAVVLFSELKDWSIEGTEKVCRALADMKIASKNKVFQLLRGAVTGKLVTPGLFETLSILGKKRVIERFEKLLNSVDC; translated from the coding sequence ATGACAGTGAGACTTCGATTTGCACCAAGTCCTACTGGGTATTTGCATGTTGGGGGAGCGAGGACAGCTCTTTTTAACTGGCTTTACGCAAGAAAAATGAATGGAAAATTCGTTTTGAGAATAGAGGATACAGACCTTCAAAGATCAACGAAGGAATCAGAAAAAGCCATTATTGAGTCTTTAAAATGGTGTGGTATTGACTGGGATGAAGGACCGGATATCGGAGGAGATTTTGGGCCCTACAGACAAAGTGAACGTGTTTCAGAAGGTATATATAAAAGATATGCTCAGATTTTGGTGGAAAAACAATGTGCTTATTATACAGTTTATGACAAAGTTGACAGAAAGAAAGTTCTTTTCAACACCTTCGAATACCCGGAGGAATACGAAAAAAAAGGGCATGATATAACCATTTCTTTCAGGGTTCCTGAAGGTATCACTAAATTCCATGATTTGTTGAAAGGAAATATGGAGTTTCAAAACTCAGTCATAGGAGATTTTGTCATAGTGAAATCTGATGGTTTTCCAACTTATAATTTTGCTGTTGTTATAGATGATTATTTAATGAGGATTACCCATGTTTTCAGAGGAGAAGATCATCTTTCCAACACCCCCAAGCAGATAATGATCTATAAAGCTCTTGGATGGGAAATTCCGCAGTTTATGCACATTCCGCTGATACTCGGTTTTGACAGAACCCCATTGAGTAAAAGGCATGGCGCTACTTCTGTTGAACATTTCAGAAAAATTGGCATACTGAATATGGGATTGATGAATTATCTTGCGTTGCTTGGCTGGAGTGTGGGGGAAGAAGAGGTTTTTGATGTGAAGGAAAAACTGGTAAATTTCGAACCTGAAAGTATATCCAATAAAGGTGTGATTTTTGATCCTGAAAAGCTCGAGTGGGTGAATGGTAAGCACATGAGAATGATTAATATTGAACAGCTATGGAATGAATTTGTCGAATGGATAAAATTCACTAACAGGAAAATACCACATTGTGAAGAAAGCTATGCTTTAAAAGTTTTAAATGTATGCAGAGAAAAAGTCAATACACTTTCTCAATTATATGATTTCTCGTATTCATTTTTCTTTGATGATTACACGTTAGAAGAAAGGTTTGTCAGTGAATATCTAAGCACATCATATGCCAAGGAAATCCTGAGAAAAGCTGTAGTGTTGTTCAGTGAGTTGAAAGATTGGTCGATAGAGGGAACAGAAAAGGTATGCAGAGCATTGGCAGACATGAAGATAGCTTCTAAAAACAAGGTTTTTCAATTGTTGAGGGGCGCTGTTACGGGAAAACTTGTTACACCGGGATTGTTTGAGACTCTTTCAATACTTGGAAAAAAGCGGGTAATTGAAAGATTTGAAAAATTACTCAACAGTGTAGATTGTTGA
- the lptB gene encoding LPS export ABC transporter ATP-binding protein yields the protein MKKIECSDLVKKFGRKVVVDHADLSVEQGEVVGLLGPNGAGKTTIFNMILGVVIPTSGKIMFSGKDITKMPVSHRARLGITYLQQETSVFGGIKVHENIELVLRFYEKNTIKRRKRVEELLREFGIWELKNQYANDLSGGEKRRLELARMMALSPSFLLLDEPFVGIDPKTVKDIQQMIRLLKDRNIGIIITDHTVDALAQVVDRLYIIHKGKIIAQGEPESVLKSEIVREVYLGT from the coding sequence ATGAAAAAGATAGAATGCAGTGACCTTGTAAAAAAATTTGGGAGAAAAGTTGTAGTTGATCACGCAGATCTTTCAGTTGAACAGGGAGAAGTTGTCGGATTACTCGGTCCAAATGGTGCTGGGAAAACGACTATTTTTAATATGATACTCGGCGTTGTTATCCCCACATCGGGGAAAATCATGTTTTCTGGAAAAGACATAACCAAAATGCCTGTGAGTCACAGAGCGAGGCTGGGTATAACTTACCTGCAGCAGGAGACATCTGTTTTCGGCGGGATCAAAGTGCATGAAAACATTGAACTTGTACTCAGATTCTACGAGAAAAATACGATTAAGCGGAGAAAAAGAGTGGAAGAACTTCTAAGGGAGTTTGGTATCTGGGAATTAAAAAATCAATATGCAAATGATCTATCTGGTGGTGAAAAACGTCGACTTGAGCTTGCACGCATGATGGCGCTGAGCCCATCTTTTTTATTGCTTGATGAACCGTTTGTTGGTATAGATCCAAAAACTGTTAAAGATATACAGCAGATGATACGTTTGCTGAAAGACAGAAACATAGGAATAATTATAACTGATCATACTGTAGATGCGCTTGCTCAGGTTGTTGATCGACTTTATATAATCCACAAAGGAAAAATAATTGCTCAGGGAGAACCGGAAAGTGTCTTGAAAAGTGAAATAGTTAGGGAGGTCTATCTTGGAACATGA
- a CDS encoding ArsR/SmtB family transcription factor translates to MHTEKIFKALSCKWRIEIIKQAAKQDLCICDLEAANHIDKTTISRHIAILQNAGIIELQREGQRKRIVLKDSRVLELINLAEKIAKEYSF, encoded by the coding sequence GTGCATACTGAAAAAATCTTCAAAGCCCTATCCTGTAAATGGAGAATTGAAATCATAAAACAGGCGGCAAAACAGGATCTTTGTATATGCGATCTTGAGGCTGCAAATCACATTGACAAAACGACTATTTCAAGACATATAGCCATCTTACAGAATGCCGGGATCATCGAGTTGCAAAGAGAAGGGCAAAGAAAAAGAATCGTTCTCAAAGATTCCAGGGTTCTTGAGCTCATAAATCTGGCGGAAAAGATTGCTAAGGAATATTCATTTTAA
- a CDS encoding GntR family transcriptional regulator — protein MIDRTNAMPLYVQLKQELKEKILKGDWKEGEKIPAEFDLMKIYKVSRATVRSAIDSLVLEGYLVKKHGIGTFVKRIRPSLGFEPLISLSYALETFNIHSKNTVLEKKYIDIDRKLKQKLRFKYAAKCLYVRRLRYVDEVPVAIEDSYFHPKTAHVFDGKDLSKSIAKILVNETDVSISKVEQIIIPRVAEKEERALLVLSEETQILHMQRWIYVQNQVEPIYYLNLIMRNDLSTFHITR, from the coding sequence TTGATAGACAGGACAAATGCCATGCCCCTTTATGTTCAGCTGAAACAGGAACTGAAAGAAAAAATACTAAAAGGTGATTGGAAAGAAGGGGAAAAAATTCCTGCAGAGTTTGATCTAATGAAAATCTATAAAGTCAGCAGGGCTACTGTTAGATCAGCTATAGATAGCCTTGTTTTGGAGGGATATCTTGTCAAAAAACACGGGATTGGTACTTTTGTTAAAAGAATAAGACCTTCTCTTGGTTTTGAGCCTTTGATAAGTTTAAGTTATGCTCTGGAAACTTTTAATATTCACTCTAAAAACACTGTACTTGAGAAAAAATACATAGATATTGATAGAAAACTGAAGCAGAAGCTTCGTTTCAAATATGCGGCAAAATGTCTTTATGTCAGAAGATTACGTTATGTTGATGAAGTGCCGGTGGCGATTGAAGATTCGTATTTCCATCCAAAAACTGCACATGTTTTTGATGGTAAAGACCTGTCAAAATCCATTGCGAAAATACTCGTTAATGAAACAGATGTATCGATATCAAAAGTTGAACAAATAATAATTCCGCGTGTGGCAGAAAAAGAAGAAAGAGCCCTGTTAGTGTTATCTGAAGAAACCCAGATTCTGCACATGCAGCGATGGATCTATGTTCAAAATCAGGTTGAACCAATCTATTATCTGAATTTAATTATGAGAAACGATCTATCAACCTTTCACATAACAAGATGA
- a CDS encoding M42 family metallopeptidase, giving the protein MYLKQLTELDGVSGNEEKVRKFIEKEIEKYVDELKVDILGNLIACKKGTKSKRKIVIAAHMDEVGFMVTNVEDDGMLCFAPVGGVETQVMPGKVVRINGEIPGVIGFKAIHIQERDQILKPPSVDQMRIYIGAKSKEEASKMVKIGDYVSFTTGYHQENGRATGKAFDDRAGCSVLMDIITLDNRYEDDVYFAFLVQEEVGLRGSAVVVEQIHPDIAIVIEGTTAGDDPELPSYQWATHLGEGPAVTFMHRGYVINKRVYESILKLAEKYSIPYQAKRRTAGGTDAARFARTGAGTAAGVISVPARYIHSPVSMIDLNDYKNTVLLVEKILEEGEAFAK; this is encoded by the coding sequence TTGTACTTGAAGCAGCTTACCGAGCTTGATGGAGTTTCTGGAAATGAAGAGAAGGTCAGAAAATTCATAGAAAAAGAGATAGAAAAATATGTTGATGAACTGAAGGTGGATATTCTTGGAAACCTGATTGCCTGTAAAAAAGGTACAAAAAGCAAAAGGAAAATAGTAATAGCGGCTCACATGGACGAAGTCGGCTTTATGGTGACAAACGTTGAAGATGATGGAATGCTCTGCTTTGCGCCTGTTGGCGGGGTAGAGACTCAAGTAATGCCCGGAAAAGTTGTCAGAATCAATGGAGAAATCCCCGGGGTAATAGGTTTCAAAGCCATACACATTCAGGAAAGAGATCAGATTTTGAAGCCACCATCGGTGGATCAGATGAGGATCTACATTGGGGCAAAATCTAAGGAAGAAGCTTCGAAGATGGTTAAAATAGGGGATTATGTATCTTTTACAACAGGTTATCACCAGGAGAACGGCAGAGCCACGGGAAAAGCTTTTGATGATAGAGCAGGATGCTCTGTTTTGATGGACATCATTACTCTGGATAATCGTTATGAAGATGATGTTTATTTTGCCTTTCTTGTTCAGGAAGAAGTTGGATTGCGTGGAAGCGCAGTTGTTGTGGAGCAAATTCATCCTGATATTGCAATAGTTATAGAAGGAACAACAGCGGGTGATGACCCGGAGTTGCCTTCTTACCAATGGGCAACTCATCTTGGTGAAGGGCCGGCAGTTACATTTATGCACAGAGGGTATGTAATCAACAAAAGAGTTTATGAATCAATCTTAAAGCTGGCAGAGAAATACTCCATACCATACCAGGCAAAAAGGCGAACGGCCGGAGGTACAGATGCGGCACGTTTTGCAAGGACAGGCGCCGGCACCGCAGCTGGAGTGATATCTGTTCCAGCACGTTATATACACAGTCCTGTTTCAATGATTGATTTGAACGATTATAAAAATACGGTTCTTCTGGTTGAAAAAATACTTGAGGAAGGGGAGGCATTTGCAAAATGA
- the fliJ gene encoding flagellar export protein FliJ, with the protein MFKFRLERVLQLRISEENQLKLELASVRARMRILQEEINSAQQMLYKMSQEVLQDPSRGLSGNEIHQWRSYVEATENYIRKKLQDLKNLKSEEDRLKEKYLEMRKDRKILENLKAKQFKRYAFEQDRLNRLYMDEIALRKYARR; encoded by the coding sequence ATGTTTAAATTTAGATTGGAAAGAGTACTTCAGCTCAGAATTTCCGAAGAAAATCAGCTGAAGCTTGAACTGGCTTCTGTAAGAGCTCGAATGCGCATCTTACAGGAAGAAATCAATTCAGCACAGCAGATGCTTTATAAAATGAGCCAGGAGGTACTTCAAGATCCTTCAAGAGGTTTATCTGGCAATGAAATTCATCAATGGAGGTCGTACGTCGAGGCAACCGAAAACTATATAAGAAAGAAACTACAGGATCTGAAAAATTTGAAATCTGAAGAAGACAGATTAAAAGAAAAATACCTTGAAATGAGAAAAGATAGAAAAATTCTCGAAAATCTTAAGGCAAAGCAATTTAAGAGATATGCATTTGAACAGGATAGATTAAACAGGCTTTATATGGATGAAATTGCACTCAGAAAATATGCAAGAAGGTGA
- a CDS encoding ComEA family DNA-binding protein: protein MKLSVSEKRLAFLALAGLLLLLGFAFEKMENRDFQSDEQPVQRKTVQFPIDINSATYEELLEIPGIGPAKARSILDYRESNGPFQSIEDLTNVSGIGRATAEKMASFVDLKYNSFENKKVNINRADLEKLSELPGIGEVKASEIIKFRERNGPFEKPEDLLEVPGIGPKTLDKIRDMIDF from the coding sequence TTGAAACTGTCTGTGAGCGAGAAAAGACTTGCTTTTTTAGCTCTTGCTGGGCTTTTGCTCTTGCTTGGTTTTGCTTTTGAGAAAATGGAGAATCGGGATTTTCAAAGTGACGAGCAACCTGTTCAAAGAAAAACGGTGCAGTTTCCAATAGATATAAATTCAGCTACATATGAAGAGCTGTTAGAGATACCTGGCATTGGCCCTGCCAAAGCAAGATCGATTCTTGATTATAGAGAAAGTAACGGTCCATTCCAGTCAATAGAGGATCTAACAAATGTTTCGGGAATAGGTAGAGCGACAGCTGAAAAAATGGCGAGTTTTGTTGATCTCAAATACAATTCTTTCGAAAACAAGAAAGTGAATATTAACAGAGCTGACCTTGAAAAACTTTCTGAACTACCTGGAATAGGGGAAGTCAAAGCAAGTGAAATAATCAAATTCAGGGAACGAAATGGGCCCTTCGAGAAACCAGAAGACCTTCTCGAAGTACCTGGAATAGGTCCAAAAACACTTGATAAAATAAGAGATATGATTGATTTTTAA
- the minC gene encoding septum site-determining protein MinC, protein MIDFKMTKEGLVLVIKDYDNLEDVVNQLTSKISQMSGFFAAGDKIMLMIENNEKHSHDMPRIISILKKMGIEVSQILMGVTAKEGINVRGRMKMVEEGETKSGTKVVKKNLRSGQALVHSGDVIVIGNVHSGAEIMAGGSIVVFGNVKGILRAGLNESDSIVAALSMEPSLIQISEYILREAGSYDEPVVVHVKQNKIVIESAKDVKFQ, encoded by the coding sequence CTGATAGATTTCAAAATGACCAAAGAAGGCCTTGTGCTGGTGATAAAAGATTACGATAACCTGGAAGATGTTGTGAACCAGTTGACCTCGAAAATATCCCAGATGAGCGGTTTTTTTGCTGCAGGCGATAAGATCATGCTGATGATAGAGAACAACGAAAAACATTCCCATGATATGCCAAGGATAATCTCTATTCTTAAAAAAATGGGGATAGAAGTTTCCCAGATACTTATGGGGGTTACTGCAAAAGAAGGAATTAACGTTCGCGGCAGAATGAAAATGGTTGAAGAAGGCGAGACGAAATCTGGTACGAAAGTTGTCAAAAAAAACCTGAGATCAGGACAAGCTCTGGTACATTCGGGCGATGTTATCGTTATTGGTAATGTACATTCTGGTGCTGAGATTATGGCTGGAGGATCAATTGTTGTGTTTGGAAATGTTAAAGGGATATTAAGAGCTGGGCTTAACGAATCAGATTCCATTGTGGCTGCCTTGTCTATGGAGCCGTCTTTAATACAGATATCGGAATATATTCTCAGGGAAGCTGGTTCATACGACGAACCCGTTGTGGTTCATGTTAAACAAAACAAAATTGTGATTGAGAGTGCCAAAGATGTAAAATTTCAATAG
- a CDS encoding Mini-ribonuclease 3 has translation MDVSQIPISTMAYIGDAIYSLYCKVKSLKLMKVKAIHKEVNKIISREGQARSFDRLVELLSAEEFSLVKRALNSRAAKKYGNDIFYRKSTALEALIGYLYLKGNKERLIDLLKIAVENDKDDRLW, from the coding sequence TTGGACGTTTCGCAAATTCCAATCTCCACTATGGCATATATAGGAGATGCCATTTATTCATTGTATTGCAAAGTAAAATCATTAAAACTAATGAAAGTAAAAGCCATTCATAAAGAGGTCAACAAAATCATATCCCGCGAAGGGCAGGCGAGAAGCTTCGACAGATTAGTAGAGTTGTTGAGCGCGGAGGAGTTTTCTCTGGTCAAACGTGCTTTAAACAGCAGAGCAGCAAAAAAATATGGAAATGATATTTTTTACAGAAAAAGTACCGCTCTTGAAGCATTGATAGGTTATCTTTATCTTAAGGGAAATAAAGAAAGATTAATAGATTTGCTGAAAATTGCTGTGGAGAATGATAAAGATGATCGTTTATGGTAA
- a CDS encoding TIGR00725 family protein — MNVGIIGYSGPVDKPPVSKISNLCVETGRVLAESGYTIVCGGRDGVMELVSIGARQAQGFVVGVLPAFEDGNRYLSLRIKTPFDNITRSLVLIESSDVVLSIGGEIGTAIEVLMAYARGKPVVLFTGTGGWTDRFSENLIEGKYLDSRKIVTVQKAASIKEVMEILERIGRQIK; from the coding sequence ATGAATGTGGGAATAATTGGTTATTCAGGTCCTGTTGATAAACCACCGGTCAGCAAAATCTCGAATTTGTGTGTTGAGACAGGGAGAGTTCTTGCAGAAAGTGGATATACTATTGTGTGTGGAGGAAGAGATGGTGTAATGGAACTTGTTTCAATAGGGGCAAGGCAAGCTCAAGGATTTGTTGTAGGTGTTTTACCAGCTTTTGAAGATGGAAACAGATATCTGAGTTTGAGAATTAAAACACCTTTTGATAATATAACAAGATCTCTTGTCTTGATAGAGAGCAGTGATGTTGTTTTATCAATCGGTGGAGAAATTGGAACAGCCATAGAAGTCCTCATGGCATACGCAAGGGGAAAACCCGTAGTGCTTTTTACTGGAACTGGGGGTTGGACTGATAGATTTTCGGAGAATTTAATAGAGGGAAAATATCTGGACTCGAGAAAAATAGTAACTGTACAGAAGGCTGCCAGCATAAAGGAAGTTATGGAAATACTTGAGAGAATTGGGAGGCAGATAAAATGA
- a CDS encoding M42 family metallopeptidase, with protein sequence MIDLIKKLTEAYGPSGREEEVHKIILEELEGFIDGYKFDNVGNLLVWKTGSSGKKVLFDAHADEIGLVVTNVDERGFLRVESVGGVPAHSYVGHRVKFPEATGIVYVEGETFEEQKKNYSNLNLDVMFVDIGAKDRDEAQKLVPIGSFGVYDSYMYRNNDLLVGKAMDDRIGCAVIVEMFKRIKKPVNTIIGSFSVQEEVGLIGASVAAYSISPDVCIAIDVTDSSDYPKSFKRHSMVLRKGPAVKVKDRASISNRKIVDRLVEIAQKENIPYQMEVLVFGGTNASVLQRTKAGIPSATVSIPTRYVHSPSETLSLTDVEYTIQLLMSYAEKGV encoded by the coding sequence ATGATAGATTTAATCAAAAAATTAACAGAAGCTTATGGTCCGAGTGGTAGGGAAGAAGAAGTTCACAAAATAATACTTGAAGAACTTGAAGGTTTTATTGATGGGTATAAATTTGATAACGTTGGTAATCTCTTAGTCTGGAAAACAGGTTCGAGTGGAAAAAAAGTACTTTTTGATGCTCACGCAGACGAAATAGGACTTGTTGTTACAAATGTCGATGAAAGAGGCTTCTTAAGAGTTGAAAGTGTTGGTGGAGTTCCTGCTCATTCATATGTTGGCCACAGGGTTAAATTTCCAGAAGCAACAGGGATAGTTTATGTTGAAGGAGAAACTTTTGAAGAGCAAAAGAAAAATTACTCTAATTTGAATCTGGATGTTATGTTTGTGGATATAGGGGCGAAAGATCGTGATGAGGCTCAAAAATTAGTTCCAATCGGTTCTTTCGGAGTTTATGATTCTTATATGTATAGAAACAATGATTTACTTGTTGGTAAAGCCATGGATGATCGCATAGGATGTGCGGTGATAGTGGAAATGTTCAAACGAATCAAAAAACCGGTTAATACGATTATAGGCTCTTTTTCCGTCCAAGAGGAAGTAGGGCTTATAGGAGCGTCGGTTGCAGCTTACAGTATCTCACCGGATGTTTGTATAGCTATTGATGTAACAGACTCATCTGATTATCCGAAATCTTTTAAGAGGCACTCAATGGTTTTGCGTAAAGGTCCTGCTGTAAAGGTGAAAGATCGAGCATCGATAAGCAACAGAAAGATTGTCGACAGACTTGTTGAAATTGCTCAAAAAGAGAATATTCCGTATCAAATGGAAGTACTTGTTTTTGGAGGTACAAATGCATCTGTTCTTCAAAGGACAAAAGCAGGCATTCCGTCGGCAACAGTTTCGATTCCAACAAGATATGTTCACTCTCCAAGTGAAACTCTATCTCTAACAGATGTGGAATACACTATACAGTTGCTCATGAGTTATGCCGAAAAGGGAGTGTAA
- a CDS encoding OmpH family outer membrane protein, with protein sequence MKKVSIIIGAVSLSIFMMFFYGATQESPKIVFVDVNRITQEYPKMVELNERYKADFQYYQNKLNELTKELENMQKSGASQTDIEKKQNEILTRRQQYEQLLQNEYQPKMQETLNEIADKIDKYAKMMGYDYIMNKQMLVYGDDAYDITDQLVKFLKAQ encoded by the coding sequence GTGAAAAAAGTATCTATTATCATCGGGGCAGTGAGTTTATCGATTTTCATGATGTTTTTCTATGGAGCAACTCAGGAAAGTCCTAAAATAGTTTTCGTTGATGTGAATCGAATTACCCAGGAATATCCAAAAATGGTTGAACTCAATGAGCGTTACAAAGCAGATTTTCAGTATTATCAGAACAAACTCAATGAGTTAACAAAAGAACTGGAAAACATGCAGAAATCAGGAGCCTCTCAGACTGACATAGAGAAAAAACAAAATGAGATACTCACGAGAAGGCAGCAGTACGAACAACTCCTTCAAAATGAGTATCAACCAAAAATGCAAGAAACGCTCAATGAGATAGCTGACAAAATTGATAAATACGCCAAAATGATGGGTTATGATTATATTATGAACAAGCAGATGCTTGTTTATGGTGATGATGCTTATGATATAACAGATCAGTTGGTGAAATTTTTAAAAGCTCAATGA
- a CDS encoding SPOR domain-containing protein, whose protein sequence is MARRQIKLTEMQARILAILIIALSVGFVSFTLATFFLVKSRSSVRIEIVEMPSPKIEIPAEQSSPATITEYSTPQIYMVEEFDYKELIVQATEMVEKGEIFSVYLLQSEDALKVIRGSNLPFLICQTLDGFYTVAIVGEYTLKDVTPMRTIYGVLVLSVVNKDSALERALALRSAGYPAYLMHFTRDGRDWYSVVVGAFNDVNSAEDYSQKLNWEEIMKIAGTNRPGYVGRVAP, encoded by the coding sequence GTGGCACGCAGGCAGATAAAATTAACTGAGATGCAGGCCCGAATTTTAGCCATATTGATAATTGCTCTCAGTGTTGGATTCGTCAGTTTTACGCTGGCGACTTTTTTCCTGGTGAAGAGTCGCTCCAGTGTGCGCATTGAGATAGTAGAAATGCCATCACCAAAGATAGAAATACCAGCAGAACAGAGTAGCCCTGCGACCATTACAGAATATTCAACCCCTCAGATTTATATGGTGGAGGAGTTTGATTACAAAGAACTTATTGTTCAGGCTACAGAGATGGTTGAAAAAGGAGAAATTTTCTCGGTTTATCTTCTACAATCTGAAGATGCACTGAAGGTCATAAGAGGTTCCAATTTACCATTTCTTATCTGTCAAACTCTGGACGGCTTTTATACAGTTGCAATTGTCGGGGAGTACACATTGAAAGATGTTACTCCTATGAGGACTATTTATGGCGTTCTGGTGCTTTCTGTAGTTAATAAAGATTCTGCCCTTGAAAGAGCTCTTGCTTTAAGAAGTGCAGGATATCCGGCATACCTTATGCATTTTACCCGCGATGGCCGAGACTGGTATTCAGTAGTTGTTGGGGCCTTCAACGATGTAAATTCGGCTGAAGATTACTCACAAAAGTTGAACTGGGAAGAGATAATGAAGATCGCCGGTACCAATCGACCTGGCTATGTCGGGAGAGTGGCACCTTGA
- a CDS encoding 4Fe-4S dicluster domain-containing protein: MKLAKNWYPVIDYSKCAGCLSCANFCPHGVYTIKDGKPVVTNPLECVEFCRGCQKLCDYGAITYSAEVKTHG; encoded by the coding sequence ATGAAATTGGCAAAAAACTGGTATCCAGTTATTGACTACAGCAAATGCGCTGGGTGTCTAAGCTGCGCAAATTTCTGCCCTCATGGAGTTTACACAATTAAAGATGGTAAACCTGTTGTTACTAATCCACTCGAGTGTGTGGAGTTTTGCAGAGGCTGCCAGAAACTTTGTGATTATGGTGCGATAACTTATTCGGCGGAGGTGAAAACTCATGGGTAA
- a CDS encoding M42 family metallopeptidase: protein MNIKKLLVDLSQIDGPSGFEDPVLEYIEKQISPYVDRTFYNKIGTLIAEKKGEGKEKLGIFAHVDEVGHVVTKIEEGGFARLETVGGVDPKVMFAQRVRIYTKKGIARGVVGVLPPHLQKEEHRKRVPDFDKIFIDVSCSDLGKDVSVGDVGVIESTPVEIGGKICGKALDNRASCAALIVAAELLNFIKNKADVYFIFSSQEEIGGPGAVSVAYQLELDKAIVLDVTHGEAKIPGFPQIKLGNGPALGTGPVVDREFYAEVAELAQKNGVKFQIEPVPGRSGTDTDAVQLTRTGIRTMLVSIPLMYMHTPVEVVDPVDVQETARLIALCTAIKKEG, encoded by the coding sequence TTGAATATCAAAAAGTTGCTTGTGGACCTTTCACAGATTGATGGCCCATCAGGTTTTGAAGATCCTGTTCTGGAATACATAGAAAAGCAAATCAGCCCTTATGTAGACAGAACTTTCTATAACAAAATTGGCACTCTGATTGCTGAAAAGAAAGGTGAAGGAAAAGAAAAATTAGGGATTTTTGCACATGTTGACGAAGTAGGTCATGTTGTAACAAAGATTGAAGAAGGTGGATTTGCCAGGCTTGAAACTGTGGGAGGAGTAGACCCAAAAGTAATGTTTGCTCAAAGGGTCAGGATATATACCAAGAAAGGTATTGCAAGGGGCGTTGTAGGTGTCCTGCCTCCACATTTACAAAAAGAAGAGCATAGAAAACGTGTGCCAGATTTTGACAAAATTTTTATTGACGTTTCATGCAGCGATTTAGGAAAAGACGTCTCTGTTGGAGATGTGGGCGTGATTGAATCTACACCCGTTGAGATAGGTGGAAAAATATGTGGTAAAGCCCTGGACAACAGAGCAAGTTGTGCAGCGCTTATTGTTGCAGCAGAATTGTTGAATTTTATAAAGAATAAGGCGGATGTTTACTTTATCTTCTCAAGTCAGGAAGAAATAGGTGGACCGGGAGCTGTATCTGTTGCTTATCAATTAGAACTTGATAAGGCCATCGTTTTGGATGTCACTCACGGCGAAGCAAAGATTCCGGGTTTTCCGCAAATAAAACTTGGGAATGGGCCTGCTCTTGGTACTGGACCGGTTGTGGACAGAGAATTTTATGCGGAAGTAGCCGAATTAGCACAAAAAAATGGTGTGAAATTTCAGATAGAACCAGTCCCAGGAAGATCTGGTACAGATACTGATGCAGTTCAATTAACTCGCACCGGTATTCGAACAATGCTTGTTTCAATACCATTGATGTACATGCACACACCAGTTGAAGTTGTTGATCCAGTTGATGTTCAGGAAACGGCGAGGCTTATCGCATTGTGTACGGCAATCAAAAAGGAGGGATAG